In Hermetia illucens chromosome 1, iHerIll2.2.curated.20191125, whole genome shotgun sequence, one genomic interval encodes:
- the LOC119661310 gene encoding protein O-glucosyltransferase 2-like, producing the protein MNECARTSIKLLILFILLKYGSSSKLVDPSKSLVWGPGLKPDKIVLPARYIFIHAVDRDGVRFRKSPPYAYQVFIEGQSGVGKCPATINFIDRGDGSAIVRYKIVRVCEKIELHIKYNGSHVAKSPYIIENTIYPEKCYCPQHLSTWLYNNECSNNDQRIELDLQPFKQVNFSNIRENLIKKYDMPGSVSICNYVVKNNEIYRKCYGKYVGYSMFMDATLLSLTRVVKLPDIEFFLNLGDWPLSKKGGHQRTSGPYPIISWCGSDDSYDIVLPTHDITEATLENMGRVMLDMISVQKEIYPWIEKKEKAFWRGRDSRYERLHLIELARKHPDLFNASITNFFFFRDREDEFGPTVKHISFLDFFKYKYQLNIDGTVAAYRLPYLLGGNSLVFKQNSPFYEHFYYKLVPNKHFVPFKRDLSDLVDKLRWAKAHDNRAKEIMETAREFVQDNLMPVNIYCYHVQLFNEWSKRLVSPVTVLPGMERVKQDVKCDCRESNHIAKDEL; encoded by the exons ATGAATGAATGTGCCAGGACGTCTATAAAGTTGCTCATTTTGTTCATTCTGCTGAAATATGGGAGCAGTTCAAAGCTGGTTGATCCATCGAAAAGTTTAGTTTGGGGACCTGGCTTGAAACCAGATAAAATAGTTTTGCCCGCCAGGTACATCTTCATTCATGCCGTGGACCGCGATGGAGTTAG GTTTCGAAAATCCCCGCCGTATGCATACCAGGTATTCATAGAGGGACAATCAGGAGTTGGAAAATGTCCGGCCACTATCAACTTCATCGATCGAGGTGACGGATCTGCAATCGTACGTTATAAAATCGTACGAGTATGTGAAAAAATAGAGCTTCATATCAAATATAATGGTTCGCATGTCGCAAAGTCACCATACATAATTGAAAATACAATCTATCCGGAAAAATGTTATTGCCCACAGCACCTCTCCACCTGGTTGTATAATAATGAATGCTCAAACAATGATCAGCGTATTGAGCTAGATTTACAACCATTCAAACAAGTCAATTTCAGTAATATTCGTGAGAATCTGATTAAAAAGTATGATATGCCTGGAAGTGTATCGATTTGCAATTATGTGGTGAAAAACAATGAAATCTATCGAAAATGCTACGGAAAGTACGTGGGTTACAGTATGTTTATGGATGCAACATTGTTATCACTGACACGAGTGGTAAAGCTGCCTGATATTGAATTTTTCCTCAACCTTGGAGATTGGCCACTGTCGAAAAAAGGTGGTCACCAAAGAACTTCCGGGCCTTACCCTATAATTTCTTGGTGTGGCAGTGACGACTCATATGACATTGTGCTGCCAACTCATGATATAACTGAGGCGACTTTAGAAAACATGGGAAGAGTAATGTTGGACATGATCTCTGTGCAGAAAGAAATTTATCCATGgattgaaaagaaagaaaaggcgTTTTGGCGGGGACGGGACTCTAGATATGAAAGACTGCATCTGATCGagttggcaagaaagcacccaGATTTATTTAATGCCTCTATAAccaacttctttttctttcgtgATAGAGAGGATGAATTCGGACCGACGGTTAAGCACATTTCATTCCTCGATTTTTTCAAA TACAAATATCAGCTGAACATTGACGGCACTGTGGCGGCGTACCGTTTACCCTATCTTCTAGGTGGAAATTCGCTTGTCTTCAAGCAGAATTCGCCATTTTATGAACACTTCTATTATAAATTGGTTCCGAACAAGCATTTCGTTCCATTCAAACGTGATTTGTCTGATTTAGTGGACAAGTTGAGATGGGCTAAGGCGCATGATAATCGTGCAAAAGAAATAATGGAGACGGCACGAGAATTCGTACAAGATAATTTGATGCCAGTGAACATATATTGCTACCATGTACAGCTATTTAAC GAGTGGAGTAAAAGACTGGTGAGTCCTGTTACCGTTCTACCTGGAATGGAGCGTGTCAAGCAAGACGTAAAGTGTGATTGTCGGGAGAGCAACCACATCGCAAAAGATGAGCTGTAA